The following coding sequences are from one Triticum dicoccoides isolate Atlit2015 ecotype Zavitan chromosome 4A, WEW_v2.0, whole genome shotgun sequence window:
- the LOC119287049 gene encoding GDSL esterase/lipase At5g03810-like — MHRQMAVAAWALLLLLSEAASRCAGQALVPGVMIFGDSVVDAGNNNRLATLVRADFPPYGRDFPATHAPTGRFCNGKLATDYTVESLGLSSYPPAYLSEEAQSDNRTLLHGANFASGAAGYLDATAALYGAISLGRQLDYFKEYQSKVAAVAGEKRAAALTSGSIYVVSAGTSDYVQNYYVNAMLAAAYTPDQFADALMQPFTAFVERLYGLGARRIGVTSLPPMGCLPASVTLFGGGGGGGCVERLNNDSLTFNTKLQAALDAAKKRHSDLKLVVFDIYNPLLNLVADPMSAGFFESRRACCGTGTIETSVLCHQGAPGTCANATGYVFWDGFHPTDTANKVLADALLLQGLQLIS; from the exons ATGCACCGCCAGATGGCCGTCGCGGCGtgggcgctgctgctgctgctgtcggaGGCGGCGTCGCGGTGCGCGGGGCAGGCGCTGGTGCCGGGCGTGATGATCTTCGGGGACTCGGTGGTGGACGCCGGCAACAACAACCGGCTGGCCACGCTGGTGCGCGCCGACTTCCCGCCCTACGGCCGCGACTTCCCGGCCACCCACGCGCCCACCGGCCGCTTCTGCAACGGCAAGCTCGCCACCGACTACACCG TGGAGAGCCTGGGGCTGAGCTCGTACCCGCCGGCGTACCTCAGCGAGGAGGCGCAGAGCGACAACAGGACCCTCCTCCACGGCGCCAACTTCGCCTCCGGCGCCGCCGGCTACCTCGACGCCACCGCCGCGCTCTAC GGCGCCATCTCGCTGGGGCGGCAGCTGGATTACTTCAAGGAGTACCAGTCCAaggtggcggcggtggccggcgagaAGCGCGCGGCGGCGCTCACGTCCGGGTCCATCTACGTGGTGAGCGCCGGGACGAGCGACTACGTGCAGAACTACTACGTGAACGCCATGCTGGCCGCCGCCTACACCCCCGACCAGTTCGCCGACGCGCTCATGCAGCCCTTCACCGCCTTCGTCGAG AGGCTGTATGGGCTGGGAGCGCGGCGGATCGGGGTGACGTCGCTGCCGCCCATGGGGTGCCTACCGGCGTCGGTCACCCtcttcggcggtggcggcgggggcggctgCGTGGAGCGGCTCAACAACGACTCCCTCACCTTCAACACCAAGCTGCAGGCGGCGTTGGACGCGGCCAAGAAGCGGCACTCGGACCTCAAGCTCGTCGTCTTCGACATCTACAACCCGCTCCTCAACCTCGTCGCCGACCCCATGAGCGCCG GGTTCTTCGAGTCTCGGCGTGCGTGCTGCGGGACGGGGACGATCGAGACGTCGGTGCTGTGCCACCAGGGGGCGCCGGGGACGTGCGCCAACGCCACGGGGTACGTCTTCTGGGACGGCTTCCACCCCACCGACACCGCCAACAAGGTGCTCGCCGACGCGCTGCTGCTCCAGGGACTCCAGCTCATCTCCTAG
- the LOC119289236 gene encoding uncharacterized protein LOC119289236 isoform X1: MAMVLRYVDKHGYAIERFIGIKHVGDTRAASLKAALDGMFLKHGLSMSKLRGQGYDGASNMRGQFRGLQRLILDENPYAFYIHCFAHQLQLVVVVVVKCCSSVLDFFNHITLIVNTVNASCKRHDELAQEQHDNIVSQLESGEIFSGRGKNQATNLVRPGDTRWGSHHKTLCRFIEMWTSVLHVLENIHDDAENLTQRGRSIPARGRSRGRGGQMVTFYQRFRYEIFNVLLDQIITELNNRFAERSTQLLRCIACLDPRNSFANFDEDKLVQLAQMYADDFSIYEISFVLRNQLENFIADVRADPSFVSCNDLGSLAVKMVQTDRHIVFPLVYRLIELALILPVATASVERAFSAMSIIKTELRNKMGDDWLNYSMVCNIEQEIFAKVDDDAIIYRFQDYRFRKGTLPRRSSVGSSSTVDQVMEDTDEGNN, translated from the exons ATGGCTATGGTTTTAAG GTATGTCGATAAACATGGGTATGCGATTGAGAGGTTCATTGGGATTAAGCATGTTGGTGACACAAGGGCAGCTTCTCTAAAAGCAGCTTTGGATGGTATGTTTCTTAAACATGGCTTGTCTATGTCTAAATTGAGAGGGCAGGGGTACGATGGAGCTTCTAACATGAGAGGACAATTTCGTGGGTTGCAAAGGTTGATACTAGATGAAAATCCTTATGCATTTTATATTCATTGCTTTGCCCATCAGTTGCAGttagtggttgttgttgttgtcaagTGTTGTTCCTCTGTATTGGATTTCTTTAACCACATAACTTTGATTGTCAACACCGTCAATGCTTCTTGTAAGAGACATGATGAACTAGCCCAAGAACAACATGATAATATTGTGAGTCAATTGGAGTCTGGGGAAATTTTTTCAGGAAGAGGGAAAAACCAAGCAACCAACCTTGTAAGACCTGGAGATACACGGTGGGGCTCACATCATAAAACTTTGTGTCGGTTTATTGAGATGTGGACATCTGTTTTGCATGTATTAGAGAACATTCATGATGATGCAGAAAATTTAACACAAAGGGGTCGTTCAATACCCGCTCGGGGTCGTTCAAGGGGGCGTGGTGGTCAAATGGTAACTTTCTATCAACGCTTCAGATATGAAATATTCAATGTTCTGCTTGACCAAATAATTACTGAGTTAAATAACCGCTTTGCTGAAAGATCTACTCAATTGTTGAGATGCATTGCTTGTCTTGATCCAAGGAACTCATTTGCTAATTTTGATGAAGACAAACTTGTTCAACTTGCTCAGATGTATGCTGATGACTTCTCCATATATGAGATTTCTTTTGTCCTTAGAAACCAACTTGAAAACTTCATTGCTGATGTGAGAGCTGATCCAAGTTTTGTTAGTTGTAATGACCTTGGTAGTCTTGCTGTGAAGATGGTCCAAACTGATAGACACATAGTCTTTCCTTTGGTATATCGTCTTATTGAGTTGGCATTGATTTTGCCTGTTGCAACCGCATCAGTGGAAAGAGCTTTCTCAGCTATGAGTATTATCAAGACTGAGTTGAGGAATAAGATGGGTGATGATTGGTTGAATTATTCCATGGTGTGCAATATTGAGCAAGAAATATTTGCAaaggttgatgatgatgctattatatatcgctttCAAGACTATAGATTTCGCAAAGGAACTTTACCTCGTCGTAGTA GTGTTGGCTCTTCTTCCACCGTTGATCAAGTTATGGAAGACACTGATGAAGGAAACAATTGA
- the LOC119289236 gene encoding zinc finger MYM-type protein 1-like isoform X2 yields the protein MAMVLRYVDKHGYAIERFIGIKHVGDTRAASLKAALDGMFLKHGLSMSKLRGQGYDGASNMRGQFRGLQRLILDENPYAFYIHCFAHQLQLVVVVVVKCCSSVLDFFNHITLIVNTVNASCKRHDELAQEQHDNIVSQLESGEIFSGRGKNQATNLVRPGDTRKFNTKGSFNTRSGSFKGAWWSNVERAFSAMSIIKTELRNKMGDDWLNYSMVCNIEQEIFAKVDDDAIIYRFQDYRFRKGTLPRRSSVGSSSTVDQVMEDTDEGNN from the exons ATGGCTATGGTTTTAAG GTATGTCGATAAACATGGGTATGCGATTGAGAGGTTCATTGGGATTAAGCATGTTGGTGACACAAGGGCAGCTTCTCTAAAAGCAGCTTTGGATGGTATGTTTCTTAAACATGGCTTGTCTATGTCTAAATTGAGAGGGCAGGGGTACGATGGAGCTTCTAACATGAGAGGACAATTTCGTGGGTTGCAAAGGTTGATACTAGATGAAAATCCTTATGCATTTTATATTCATTGCTTTGCCCATCAGTTGCAGttagtggttgttgttgttgtcaagTGTTGTTCCTCTGTATTGGATTTCTTTAACCACATAACTTTGATTGTCAACACCGTCAATGCTTCTTGTAAGAGACATGATGAACTAGCCCAAGAACAACATGATAATATTGTGAGTCAATTGGAGTCTGGGGAAATTTTTTCAGGAAGAGGGAAAAACCAAGCAACCAACCTTGTAAGACCTGGAGATACACG AAAATTTAACACAAAGGGGTCGTTCAATACCCGCTCGGGGTCGTTCAAGGGGGCGTGGTGGTCAAATG TGGAAAGAGCTTTCTCAGCTATGAGTATTATCAAGACTGAGTTGAGGAATAAGATGGGTGATGATTGGTTGAATTATTCCATGGTGTGCAATATTGAGCAAGAAATATTTGCAaaggttgatgatgatgctattatatatcgctttCAAGACTATAGATTTCGCAAAGGAACTTTACCTCGTCGTAGTA GTGTTGGCTCTTCTTCCACCGTTGATCAAGTTATGGAAGACACTGATGAAGGAAACAATTGA